Part of the Desulfovibrio sp. ZJ209 genome, GAAAAAGTAAAGGCGCGGACCGGCCACGGGCTCCGCGTCGGGGTCTCCAACCGGCCCCGCATTGACTTTTGTGCAGGCATGGCGGAAAGTGCGCCCACGAGAAGGAGGCGCATGCACTACCGTTCCCGCATGGCAGCCGCGGCGGTCTTTCTGGCCGTGGGCGGCGCCCTCGCCGTTGCCGGCTTCTTTTCCGGCGAGCTTGCGCTCGACTTTGCTCCCGCCGTGGCCGTGGGCTTTCTCGGGCTCGTCATCATCGCCCTCGGCGTCCTGCTGCTCCGGCGCGGCCTCGCCGAGCGCCCCAGGCCGGAGCGCCGCCCCGATGCCCCGCCCCAGCCGCTGCCCTATTATTCGCGCAACTGTCCCTTCTGCGGCCGCAGGCTCGGCCTGAAGGAAGAGAAGTGCCCCACGTGCCGCCGCAAGGTTCCGGCCGGGCTCACCTGCTCGGCGGGCGTGGCGGACGCGGAGGCCGCCCAGGGCGCCTTTGCCGCCGTGCGGGATGCCGCCCTTGCGGAGGGGAGCAGCGGCTATATCTGGCGCGCGGTGCGGGACGAAGGTACCTGCGAGCGCTGCGCCAACAATGACGGCCACGTTTTCCAGTGGGAGCGGGAGCCCATCGGCGGCCATGCCGGCGCGCGCGCCCGCTGCCGCTGCCGCCCGGAGCCGGTGTTCCCCGAGCAGAGGGGGGCGAAGGGCGCGGCGCCTTCTCCCACTCCCAAGGCATGAGGTGAGCAGGATGGAAAAATACACAGCGTCCTTTCTCGGGCGGGACTGCCCCGGCGTGGTGGCGGCGGTGAGCCGCCTCTTCGGCGACATGGGTTGTAATATCGAGGCCATGGCCCAGACCATGCTTTCGGGCGCCTTTGCGGCCATCTTTGTGGTGAGCGTGCCGGAAGGGATGGCCGCCGGCCGGGGCGAAGGCGCCTGCGGCGCGGACTGCCTGCGCCTGCGCCTCGAGGAGGGGCTTGAGCGCGGGGGCGTGGACCTCTCCGTCCTCGTGCGGCCGGCCATCGCCGAGCAGTGGGGCGATGGCCTCAACTGCGAGCCCTTCGTGGTCACGGTGGACGGCCCCGACCGCCCGGGCCTCATCGGCGAGATGAGCCGGGTCTTCGGACGGCACGGCGTGAACATCGAGAACCTCAAGGCCATCCTTGGCGAGGGTGGCGAGGGCAAGGCGCTCTTTGTTTTCGAGGTCATGGTGCCGGACACGGTGGACCTGGGGCGCCTGCGCCGCGAGCTCGCGCTGGAGGCCAACAACCTCAACCTCCGCGTCAGCGTCCAGCACCGCGACATTTTCGAGGCCGTCCACCGCGTGAGCTCATTCTAGCCTGAAAAGTTGAGGATGTGCTGGATAAGTTACTGTATAAATAGATATTCCTTAAGTCCGTCTGGAGCGAAGCGGAAGACGGGTGCTAGTGCCGGAAGAATCCTAAAAAATAAGATTTTTCGGCGCTGGCAAGGAAGATAAAAATTGCGCTAGCCGTTGGCGAGTCCACGAGCCTTACGGATAGCGACAGCGGTTCGGTTGACTGGCTGCTGCGATAACTAACTGCTGTCTTCATCCGTAGCTTCCTTCGTCGCAACGGCTGAAGCAAGGCTGTTTTTGACGGATAATTTCGGCATTATCGGCTCAGCACAGCCACAACAGCAAATTGGAAGCAAAATAAAGCCAAGAAGGGACACGAACACCATGCTTTCCGAACGCGAAGTCACCAGCACCCTGAACATGCTCCGCAACGAGCACCTTGACGTGCGCACCGTCACCTTGGGCGTGAGCCTCTTCGACTGCGTGAGCCACGACCTCGAGCTCTTCGTGGCCAACGTGCGCGCCAAGATCCGCCGCCACGCGGCGCAGCTCGTGGCCGTGTGCGACGAGGTGGGCGACCGCTACGGCATCCCGGTGGTCAACAAGCGCATCAGCGTGAGCCCCATCGCCGTGGTGGGCGCGCCCTTCGGGCCGGACGGCATGCTTACGGTCTGCGAGGCCCTGGACGAGGCCGCCAAGGACGCGGGCGTGGACTTTCTCGGCGGCTTTTCGGCGCTGGTGGAAAAGGGCTTCGCCAAGGGCGACCGCGCGCTCATCGAGGCCCTGCCCGACGCGCTCGCCCGCACGGAGCGCGTCTGCGCCTCCATCAACGTGGCCTCCTCGCGCAGCGGCATCAACATGGACGCCGTGGCCCTCATGGGCGAGCAGATCCTGCGCGTGGCCGACGCCACGGCGGAGCGCGGCGGCATCGGCTGCGCCAAGCTGGTGGTGTTCGCCAACATCCCGCAGGACGTGCCTTTCATGGCCGGCGCCTATCTCGGCGTGGGCGAGCCGGACGTGGTGATCAACGTGGGCGTCTCCGGCCCCGGCGTGGTGAAGAAGGCCATCGACCGCGCGCTGGAGCGCGGCTGCAACGCGCAGGGGCGCCCCCTCACCCTGCTGGACATGGCCGAGGTCATCAAGGCCACGGCCTACAAGGTGACGCGCGTGGGCGAGATCATCGGCTCCGAGGTGGCGAGCCGGCTCGGCATCCCCTTCGGCGTGGCCGACCTCTCGCTCGCGCCCACGCCGGCCGTGGGCGACTCCGTGGGCGAGATCTTCCAGAGCCTCGGGCTCTCCAGCATCGGCGCGCCGGGCAGCACCGCCGTGCTCGCCATGCTCAACGACGCGGTCAAGAAGGGCGGCGGCTTCGCGTCCTCCTCCGTGGGGGGCCTCTCGGGCGCCTTCATCCCGGTCTCGGAGGATTCGAGCATCGAGGCCGCGGCCCGCTCGGGCCAGCTCACCATCGAAAAGCTGGAGGCCATGACCAGCGTGTGCTCCGTGGGCCTCGACATGATCGCCATCCCCGGCGATACGCCGGCCTCCACGCTCTCGGCCATCATCGCCGACGAGATGGCCATCGGCGTCATCAACCACAAGACCACGGCCGTGCGCGTCATCCCCGTGCCCGGCAAGGGCGTGGGCGAGGAGGTCTCCTTCGGGGGCCTGCTCGGCAAGGCGGCCATCATGGCCGTACCGGGCGGGAACGCCTCCCGCTTCATCGCGCTGGGCGGCCGCATCCCCGCGCCCATCCACAGCCTGAAGAACTGAGGCCGGCGCCTTTCCGCTCTCTCGTTAGCGGCGTCCGTGCCGGGGGGCCTGGCGTTCCGCGGCCCTGTCCTCGCGCAGGCAGAAGGTGAGGGCCGTCGCGACGATGAGGCACGCGCTGAAGAAGATGTCGGAGAGCGCGTAGCTCCCGCAGAGGTCGTAGGAAAGGCCCATGGCCGGGAAGCCCAGGCTGCGC contains:
- a CDS encoding phage minor head protein — protein: MHYRSRMAAAAVFLAVGGALAVAGFFSGELALDFAPAVAVGFLGLVIIALGVLLLRRGLAERPRPERRPDAPPQPLPYYSRNCPFCGRRLGLKEEKCPTCRRKVPAGLTCSAGVADAEAAQGAFAAVRDAALAEGSSGYIWRAVRDEGTCERCANNDGHVFQWEREPIGGHAGARARCRCRPEPVFPEQRGAKGAAPSPTPKA
- a CDS encoding ACT domain-containing protein, giving the protein MEKYTASFLGRDCPGVVAAVSRLFGDMGCNIEAMAQTMLSGAFAAIFVVSVPEGMAAGRGEGACGADCLRLRLEEGLERGGVDLSVLVRPAIAEQWGDGLNCEPFVVTVDGPDRPGLIGEMSRVFGRHGVNIENLKAILGEGGEGKALFVFEVMVPDTVDLGRLRRELALEANNLNLRVSVQHRDIFEAVHRVSSF
- a CDS encoding PFL family protein is translated as MLSEREVTSTLNMLRNEHLDVRTVTLGVSLFDCVSHDLELFVANVRAKIRRHAAQLVAVCDEVGDRYGIPVVNKRISVSPIAVVGAPFGPDGMLTVCEALDEAAKDAGVDFLGGFSALVEKGFAKGDRALIEALPDALARTERVCASINVASSRSGINMDAVALMGEQILRVADATAERGGIGCAKLVVFANIPQDVPFMAGAYLGVGEPDVVINVGVSGPGVVKKAIDRALERGCNAQGRPLTLLDMAEVIKATAYKVTRVGEIIGSEVASRLGIPFGVADLSLAPTPAVGDSVGEIFQSLGLSSIGAPGSTAVLAMLNDAVKKGGGFASSSVGGLSGAFIPVSEDSSIEAAARSGQLTIEKLEAMTSVCSVGLDMIAIPGDTPASTLSAIIADEMAIGVINHKTTAVRVIPVPGKGVGEEVSFGGLLGKAAIMAVPGGNASRFIALGGRIPAPIHSLKN